From Stigmatopora nigra isolate UIUO_SnigA chromosome 5, RoL_Snig_1.1, whole genome shotgun sequence, a single genomic window includes:
- the cilp2 gene encoding cartilage intermediate layer protein 1 isoform X1 yields MTGLKTAAILLSFLATVTLVQGFIRESLSIRRRRETPNSFTDKGTTGLTEWTSWFNIDHPGGNGDYERLEAIRFYYRERICSRPTAMEVRTTDWVAAADTGEIVHSSLEKGFWCINKEQPSGRTCSNYHVRFQCPPEQSYWSKWSEWGPCTTTVCNDAGVQVRQRKCMSTQPMPLLLVPACQGHHSERRECSTPPCTAKWGPWSRWGSCSATCGGGRRIRRRTCLRTSETVQCIGRPAETQKCGKSSCPVKCQRVCAKGRPDEDCSRCVCDGHILQGDVHSVTGVPVAGALVAFAERPKVIRARTDVKGRFRLQGICSSNATLLIVRKEKFSPVTVSSISNGTGQSWVSAVLRSAEKPYIVKHPEDKVRYEGGRVLLCCKATGSPTPDKYYWYHNGTLLDRKVYKYQEELVLKDLKLEQAGLYYCKTSSSAGSIKSSPASLTIIAKGAPACNSTPEAHLIRLPLDCVQPGTNSKFYNAGRCPHNKCAGSLDFDMRCRDEAGFCCGAQTMETRTIDCGSYSLPLRAVSQCSCQKCVQPTVLVRGRVVTADDGEPLRFGHVYIGKERVGTTGYQGGFTIQVTPDTQRLVVNFVDPTEKFIDTPKVFILDKKSGSIYHDVKVMRKQAPIDIEASETNAINLGEMIGEDPIGQLVIPANSFHRDNGEVYEGTVKASVTFIDPRNITTAPATPGDLNFVDTEGDMLPLRTYGMFSVDFRDDSNKEVLGAGAVQVLLDTQHVKMQEHIPKMKLWSLNPDTGVWEEEGDFSTTTTTGGHGRSKREERTFLIGNMEIRERRLFNLDVPENRRCYVKVRAYMSEKFLSVEQLEGVVISLINLEPKPGYSSNPRAWGRFDSVITGSNGACLPAFCDAQRPDAYTAYVTAMMGGEELEAAPSSPKMNPNIIGVSQPYLDKIDYQRSDHDDPALKKTAFKINLAKPNQNNLDETNGPIYPYQNLLACENAPVDANHFRFFRVEKDKYEYNVVPFEETDLTTWTGDYLSWWPNPQEFRACFIKVKVHGQKEVMVRSRNLGGSHPETKGMLYGIRDIRSTRDMREANTSAACVEFKCSGMLFDQAEVDKSLISILPQGNCRRIATNNLLQEYLTKHPPVAQNNESHAFTMLAPVDPLGHNYGIYTVTDQNPRLAKEIAIGRCFDGTSDGFSREMKSDSGVALTFSCPERKINRESLFQRLQTNPGLTLSQMARDMRENEGMQMQRSSTRVVAYPSEQQGRTQGRRVVTTSNRRRTVTRTQQRQ; encoded by the exons GCTttataagagagagtttatcaATAAGGAGAAGAAGAGAGACACCTAACAGTTTTACAGACAAAGGAACAACAG GTTTGACAGAGTGGACATCTTGGTTTAACATTGACCATCCTGGCGGAAATGGAGACTACGAACGGTTGGAGGCCATTCGCTTCTATTACCGGGAGAGAATTTGCTCCAGGCCCACGGCAATGGAAGTTCGCACTACGGATTGGGTGGCGGCGGCAGATACGGGAGAAATAGTCCACTCTAGTCTTGAGAAGGGCTTTTGGTGCATCAATAAAGAGCAACCCTCTGGACGTACTTGCTCCAACTACCATGTCCGCTTTCAGTGTCCACCAG AGCAGAGTTACTGGTCTAAATGGAGCGAGTGGGGACCATGCACGACGACCGTTTGCAACGATGCGGGTGTCCAAGTCCGCCAGAGAAAATGCATGAGCACTCAACCAATGCCTCTTCTCTTGGTTCCGGCCTGCCAGGGCCACCATTCCGAAAGAAGGGAGTGTTCTACCCCTCCATGTACAG CAAAGTGGGGCCCTTGGAGTCGATGGGGGTCTTGCTCTGCAACCTGCGGTGGCGGTCGTAGGATCCGAAGGAGGACTTGTTTGAGGACTTCGGAGACAGTGCAGTGCATTGGACGCCCTGCTGAGACTCAAAAATGTGGCAAGAGTTCATGTCCCG TCAAATGTCAACGCGTTTGCGCTAAGGGACGCCCAGACGAAGACTGCAgcagatgtgtgtgtgatggacACATTTTGCAGGGGGATGTTCACAGTGTGACAGGAGTCCCTGTAGCGGGGGCCTTAGTGGCTTTTGCCGAGCGACCTAAAGTCATCCGTGCCAGGACAGATGTTAAAGGTCGTTTCAGATTGCAGGGGATCTGCTCGTCTAATGCTACGTTGCTCATTGTCAGGAAGGAGAAGTTTTCTCCTGTCACAGTCTCCTCTATCAGTAATGGAACAGGACAATCTTGGGTGTCTGCTGTCCTCAGATCAGCTG AGAAACCCTATATTGTGAAACACCCTGAGGACAAAGTACGTTATGAAGGTGGCCGTGTACTACTGTGTTGCAAGGCAACGGGATCCCCAACACCTGATAAATACTACTG GTACCACAATGGCACTCTACTTGATAGAAAAGTATACAAGTACCAAGAAGAACTTGTCCTAAAAGATCTGAAGTTAGAGCAAGCTGGATTGTATTATTGCAAAACCAGCAGCTCTGCAGGCAGCATTAAATCCTCCCCAGCATCCCTCACCATCATCG CAAAAGGCGCTCCAGCATGCAATTCCACTCCTGAAGCACATCTGATCAGACTACCGCTGGATTGCGTCCAACCCGGGACCAACTCCAAGTTTTACAACGCTGGCCGCTGCCCTCATAACAAATGCGCCGGCTCTCTGGACTTTGACATGCGCTGCAGGGATGAAGCCGGTTTTTGTTGCGGTGCCCAAACCATGGAAACTCGAACAATCGACTGTGGGAGCTACAGCCTTCCATTACGAGCTGTATCCCAATGCAGCTGTCAGAAATGTGTACAGCCGACCGTACTGGTGCGTGGAAGAGTAGTCACCGCCGACGACGGCGAGCCACTACGATTCGGCCATGTTTACATTGGCAAGGAAAGAGTGGGTACTACTGGATACCAGGGCGGTTTCACCATTCAAGTTACTCCTGACACCCAAAGACTGGTAGTGAATTTTGTTGACCCTACTGAGAAGTTCATTGACACCCCCAAGGTGttcattttggacaaaaaaagtggATCCATCTACCACGATGTGAAAGTGATGAGGAAACAGGCTCCCATTGATATCGAGGCCAGTGAAACCAATGCGATTAACTTGGGCGAAATGATAGGTGAAGACCCAATTGGACAGTTGGTTATTCCAGCTAATTCCTTCCATAGAGACAATGGAGAAGTTTATGAGGGAACTGTAAAAGCCAGCGTCACGTTTATAGACCCGAGAAATATCACTACGGCACCTGCGACCCCTGGTGACCTTAATTTTGTGGATACTGAAGGGGATATGCTCCCTTTGAGGACCTATGGCATGTTCTCCGTCGATTTCCGTGACGATAGTAACAAGGAGGTTCTAGGGGCCGGAGCAGTTCAGGTTCTTCTGGACACACAGCATGTCAAAATGCAAGaacatattccaaaaatgaaattatggtcTTTAAATCCTGACACTGGAGTCTGGGAAGAGGAAGGTGACTTCTCTACTACCACAACAACAGGTGGACATGGACGAAGCAAGCGTGAGGAACGTACCTTCCTCATTGGCAACATGGAGATTAGAGAACGAAGACTCTTTAATTTGGACGTGCCGGAAAATCGACGTTGTTATGTCAAAGTTCGTGCCTACATGAGTGAAAAGTTCCTTTCTGTTGAGCAGTTGGAAGGCGTCGTGATCAGTTTAATCAACCTGGAACCCAAACCGGGTTATTCCTCCAACCCGAGAGCGTGGGGACGATTTGACAGCGTCATAACCGGCTCAAACGGGGCCTGTTTACCCGCCTTTTGCGATGCCCAAAGGCCCGATGCTTATACAGCGTACGTAACGGCCATGATGGGTGGTGAGGAACTCGAAGCAGCTCCTTCTTCGCCAAAAATGAACCCAAACATCATTGGAGTGTCTCAGCCATATCTGGATAAAATTGACTACCAGCGCTCAGACCACGATGATCCAGCTCTGAAGAAAACAGCTTTCAAAATCAATTTAGCAAAGCCTAACCAAAATAATCTGGATGAAACCAACGGGCCTATCTACCCTTACCAGAATTTACTTGCTTGCGAGAATGCTCCGGTTGACGCGAATCACTTTAGATTCTTCAGAGTAGAGAAAGACAAGTACGAATACAACGTTGTGCCCTTTGAGGAGACTGATCTGACAACTTGGACAGGTGACTACCTCTCGTGGTGGCCTAACCCTCAAGAGTTTAGGGCGTGTTTCATTAAGGTGAAGGTCCATGGACAAAAAGAAGTCATGGTCAGGTCCAGAAACCTTGGGGGATCACACCCGGAGACCAAAGGCATGCTTTATGGCATCCGTGATATCCGCAGTACTCGAGATATGCGAGAGGCTAACACTTCGGCGGCTTGCGTCGAGTTTAAATGCAGCGGTATGTTGTTCGACCAAGCCGAAGTGGATAAATCTCTCATCTCGATTCTCCCGCAAGGGAATTGTCGCAGAATTGCAACCAACAACCTTCTGCAGGAGTACCTCACCAAACACCCTCCAGTTGCACAAAACAACGAATCACATGCTTTTACCATGCTAGCACCAGTTGACCCTCTGGGACACAATTACGGCATATATACGGTCACAGATCAGAATCCCAGGTTGGCGAAGGAAATCGCCATCGGACGCTGTTTCGACGGTACCTCGGACGGTTTCTCCAGGGAAATGAAATCAGATTCGGGAGTGGCTTTGACCTTCAGCTGTCCGGAGAGGAAAATTAACCGTGAAAGCCTCTTCCAGAGATTGCAGACTAACCCGGGATTGACGCTGTCACAAATGGCGAGGGACATGAGGGAGAATGAAGGCATGCAGATGCAGAGGTCATCCACTCGGGTGGTGGCGTATCCCTCCGAGCAACAGGGCAGGACCCAGGGTCGAAGGGTTGTCACTACAAGCAACAGGAGAAGGACGGTCACGCGCACACAACAACGCCAATAA
- the cilp2 gene encoding cartilage intermediate layer protein 1 isoform X2 → MTGLKTAAILLSFLATVTLVQGFIRESLSIRRRRETPNSFTDKGTTGLTEWTSWFNIDHPGGNGDYERLEAIRFYYRERICSRPTAMEVRTTDWVAAADTGEIVHSSLEKGFWCINKEQPSGRTCSNYHVRFQCPPEQSYWSKWSEWGPCTTTVCNDAGVQVRQRKCMSTQPMPLLLVPACQGHHSERRECSTPPSKWGPWSRWGSCSATCGGGRRIRRRTCLRTSETVQCIGRPAETQKCGKSSCPVKCQRVCAKGRPDEDCSRCVCDGHILQGDVHSVTGVPVAGALVAFAERPKVIRARTDVKGRFRLQGICSSNATLLIVRKEKFSPVTVSSISNGTGQSWVSAVLRSAEKPYIVKHPEDKVRYEGGRVLLCCKATGSPTPDKYYWYHNGTLLDRKVYKYQEELVLKDLKLEQAGLYYCKTSSSAGSIKSSPASLTIIAKGAPACNSTPEAHLIRLPLDCVQPGTNSKFYNAGRCPHNKCAGSLDFDMRCRDEAGFCCGAQTMETRTIDCGSYSLPLRAVSQCSCQKCVQPTVLVRGRVVTADDGEPLRFGHVYIGKERVGTTGYQGGFTIQVTPDTQRLVVNFVDPTEKFIDTPKVFILDKKSGSIYHDVKVMRKQAPIDIEASETNAINLGEMIGEDPIGQLVIPANSFHRDNGEVYEGTVKASVTFIDPRNITTAPATPGDLNFVDTEGDMLPLRTYGMFSVDFRDDSNKEVLGAGAVQVLLDTQHVKMQEHIPKMKLWSLNPDTGVWEEEGDFSTTTTTGGHGRSKREERTFLIGNMEIRERRLFNLDVPENRRCYVKVRAYMSEKFLSVEQLEGVVISLINLEPKPGYSSNPRAWGRFDSVITGSNGACLPAFCDAQRPDAYTAYVTAMMGGEELEAAPSSPKMNPNIIGVSQPYLDKIDYQRSDHDDPALKKTAFKINLAKPNQNNLDETNGPIYPYQNLLACENAPVDANHFRFFRVEKDKYEYNVVPFEETDLTTWTGDYLSWWPNPQEFRACFIKVKVHGQKEVMVRSRNLGGSHPETKGMLYGIRDIRSTRDMREANTSAACVEFKCSGMLFDQAEVDKSLISILPQGNCRRIATNNLLQEYLTKHPPVAQNNESHAFTMLAPVDPLGHNYGIYTVTDQNPRLAKEIAIGRCFDGTSDGFSREMKSDSGVALTFSCPERKINRESLFQRLQTNPGLTLSQMARDMRENEGMQMQRSSTRVVAYPSEQQGRTQGRRVVTTSNRRRTVTRTQQRQ, encoded by the exons GCTttataagagagagtttatcaATAAGGAGAAGAAGAGAGACACCTAACAGTTTTACAGACAAAGGAACAACAG GTTTGACAGAGTGGACATCTTGGTTTAACATTGACCATCCTGGCGGAAATGGAGACTACGAACGGTTGGAGGCCATTCGCTTCTATTACCGGGAGAGAATTTGCTCCAGGCCCACGGCAATGGAAGTTCGCACTACGGATTGGGTGGCGGCGGCAGATACGGGAGAAATAGTCCACTCTAGTCTTGAGAAGGGCTTTTGGTGCATCAATAAAGAGCAACCCTCTGGACGTACTTGCTCCAACTACCATGTCCGCTTTCAGTGTCCACCAG AGCAGAGTTACTGGTCTAAATGGAGCGAGTGGGGACCATGCACGACGACCGTTTGCAACGATGCGGGTGTCCAAGTCCGCCAGAGAAAATGCATGAGCACTCAACCAATGCCTCTTCTCTTGGTTCCGGCCTGCCAGGGCCACCATTCCGAAAGAAGGGAGTGTTCTACCCCTCCAT CAAAGTGGGGCCCTTGGAGTCGATGGGGGTCTTGCTCTGCAACCTGCGGTGGCGGTCGTAGGATCCGAAGGAGGACTTGTTTGAGGACTTCGGAGACAGTGCAGTGCATTGGACGCCCTGCTGAGACTCAAAAATGTGGCAAGAGTTCATGTCCCG TCAAATGTCAACGCGTTTGCGCTAAGGGACGCCCAGACGAAGACTGCAgcagatgtgtgtgtgatggacACATTTTGCAGGGGGATGTTCACAGTGTGACAGGAGTCCCTGTAGCGGGGGCCTTAGTGGCTTTTGCCGAGCGACCTAAAGTCATCCGTGCCAGGACAGATGTTAAAGGTCGTTTCAGATTGCAGGGGATCTGCTCGTCTAATGCTACGTTGCTCATTGTCAGGAAGGAGAAGTTTTCTCCTGTCACAGTCTCCTCTATCAGTAATGGAACAGGACAATCTTGGGTGTCTGCTGTCCTCAGATCAGCTG AGAAACCCTATATTGTGAAACACCCTGAGGACAAAGTACGTTATGAAGGTGGCCGTGTACTACTGTGTTGCAAGGCAACGGGATCCCCAACACCTGATAAATACTACTG GTACCACAATGGCACTCTACTTGATAGAAAAGTATACAAGTACCAAGAAGAACTTGTCCTAAAAGATCTGAAGTTAGAGCAAGCTGGATTGTATTATTGCAAAACCAGCAGCTCTGCAGGCAGCATTAAATCCTCCCCAGCATCCCTCACCATCATCG CAAAAGGCGCTCCAGCATGCAATTCCACTCCTGAAGCACATCTGATCAGACTACCGCTGGATTGCGTCCAACCCGGGACCAACTCCAAGTTTTACAACGCTGGCCGCTGCCCTCATAACAAATGCGCCGGCTCTCTGGACTTTGACATGCGCTGCAGGGATGAAGCCGGTTTTTGTTGCGGTGCCCAAACCATGGAAACTCGAACAATCGACTGTGGGAGCTACAGCCTTCCATTACGAGCTGTATCCCAATGCAGCTGTCAGAAATGTGTACAGCCGACCGTACTGGTGCGTGGAAGAGTAGTCACCGCCGACGACGGCGAGCCACTACGATTCGGCCATGTTTACATTGGCAAGGAAAGAGTGGGTACTACTGGATACCAGGGCGGTTTCACCATTCAAGTTACTCCTGACACCCAAAGACTGGTAGTGAATTTTGTTGACCCTACTGAGAAGTTCATTGACACCCCCAAGGTGttcattttggacaaaaaaagtggATCCATCTACCACGATGTGAAAGTGATGAGGAAACAGGCTCCCATTGATATCGAGGCCAGTGAAACCAATGCGATTAACTTGGGCGAAATGATAGGTGAAGACCCAATTGGACAGTTGGTTATTCCAGCTAATTCCTTCCATAGAGACAATGGAGAAGTTTATGAGGGAACTGTAAAAGCCAGCGTCACGTTTATAGACCCGAGAAATATCACTACGGCACCTGCGACCCCTGGTGACCTTAATTTTGTGGATACTGAAGGGGATATGCTCCCTTTGAGGACCTATGGCATGTTCTCCGTCGATTTCCGTGACGATAGTAACAAGGAGGTTCTAGGGGCCGGAGCAGTTCAGGTTCTTCTGGACACACAGCATGTCAAAATGCAAGaacatattccaaaaatgaaattatggtcTTTAAATCCTGACACTGGAGTCTGGGAAGAGGAAGGTGACTTCTCTACTACCACAACAACAGGTGGACATGGACGAAGCAAGCGTGAGGAACGTACCTTCCTCATTGGCAACATGGAGATTAGAGAACGAAGACTCTTTAATTTGGACGTGCCGGAAAATCGACGTTGTTATGTCAAAGTTCGTGCCTACATGAGTGAAAAGTTCCTTTCTGTTGAGCAGTTGGAAGGCGTCGTGATCAGTTTAATCAACCTGGAACCCAAACCGGGTTATTCCTCCAACCCGAGAGCGTGGGGACGATTTGACAGCGTCATAACCGGCTCAAACGGGGCCTGTTTACCCGCCTTTTGCGATGCCCAAAGGCCCGATGCTTATACAGCGTACGTAACGGCCATGATGGGTGGTGAGGAACTCGAAGCAGCTCCTTCTTCGCCAAAAATGAACCCAAACATCATTGGAGTGTCTCAGCCATATCTGGATAAAATTGACTACCAGCGCTCAGACCACGATGATCCAGCTCTGAAGAAAACAGCTTTCAAAATCAATTTAGCAAAGCCTAACCAAAATAATCTGGATGAAACCAACGGGCCTATCTACCCTTACCAGAATTTACTTGCTTGCGAGAATGCTCCGGTTGACGCGAATCACTTTAGATTCTTCAGAGTAGAGAAAGACAAGTACGAATACAACGTTGTGCCCTTTGAGGAGACTGATCTGACAACTTGGACAGGTGACTACCTCTCGTGGTGGCCTAACCCTCAAGAGTTTAGGGCGTGTTTCATTAAGGTGAAGGTCCATGGACAAAAAGAAGTCATGGTCAGGTCCAGAAACCTTGGGGGATCACACCCGGAGACCAAAGGCATGCTTTATGGCATCCGTGATATCCGCAGTACTCGAGATATGCGAGAGGCTAACACTTCGGCGGCTTGCGTCGAGTTTAAATGCAGCGGTATGTTGTTCGACCAAGCCGAAGTGGATAAATCTCTCATCTCGATTCTCCCGCAAGGGAATTGTCGCAGAATTGCAACCAACAACCTTCTGCAGGAGTACCTCACCAAACACCCTCCAGTTGCACAAAACAACGAATCACATGCTTTTACCATGCTAGCACCAGTTGACCCTCTGGGACACAATTACGGCATATATACGGTCACAGATCAGAATCCCAGGTTGGCGAAGGAAATCGCCATCGGACGCTGTTTCGACGGTACCTCGGACGGTTTCTCCAGGGAAATGAAATCAGATTCGGGAGTGGCTTTGACCTTCAGCTGTCCGGAGAGGAAAATTAACCGTGAAAGCCTCTTCCAGAGATTGCAGACTAACCCGGGATTGACGCTGTCACAAATGGCGAGGGACATGAGGGAGAATGAAGGCATGCAGATGCAGAGGTCATCCACTCGGGTGGTGGCGTATCCCTCCGAGCAACAGGGCAGGACCCAGGGTCGAAGGGTTGTCACTACAAGCAACAGGAGAAGGACGGTCACGCGCACACAACAACGCCAATAA